The Xenopus tropicalis strain Nigerian chromosome 2, UCB_Xtro_10.0, whole genome shotgun sequence genome window below encodes:
- the LOC101733645 gene encoding proteasomal ATPase-associated factor 1-like isoform X3, translating to MFPPTKGQVFPCSWEMPFCIYRVNLLTGLYPQSLPFCSTRLWGQNRDSHRIIREAEGEVWVSCRIPGKPTIRGSLTSKGISSDEVPEVTASEEFVVQEVTKVSYLDISSGGDLGVSSSTDQTFKVWETHNTEVKSVLEGHTRDVFSCKFFPSGQEVLSGGLDSLVKVWSVNDGSCLATMKGHRGSILDIAVVADGQNVISSGQDGMARLWDSAQGACIAVVDDSYSPINAIAVAEVGNAVNLGSPKETPSNREVGTEGKLVVLAREDKSLEGVSLHSRQSGG from the exons ATGTTTCCTCCGACCAAAGGGCAAGTCTTCCCTTGTAGTTGGGAAATGCCATTTTGTATTTATAGG GTGAATCTGCTGACAGGATTATACCCCCAAAGTCTCCCATTCTGCAGTACCAGACTGTGGGGGCAGAACAGGGACTCACACAGAATTATCAG ggaGGCTGAGGGGGAAGTCTGGGTATCGTGCAGGATTCCTG GAAAGCCCACGATACGCGGCAGCCTGACGTCAAAGGGAATAAGTTCTGATGAGGTTCCGGAAGTGACCGCCTCCGAGGAGTTTGTTGTGCAGGAAGTCACCAAG GTCAGCTACTTGGACATCTCCAGCGGAGGGGACCTGGGAGTCTCCAGCAGCACAGATCAGACCTTTAAGGTGTGGGAGACCCATAATACAGAAGTAAAG AGCGTGCTGGAAGGTCACACAAGGGACGTCTTTTCCTGCAAGTTCTTCCCTTCGGGGCAGGAGGTGCTGAGCGGCGGGTTGGATTCGCTGGTGAAGGTCTGGTCCGTGAATGATGGAAGCTGCTTAGCGACGATGAAAGGACACAGAGGAA GTATCCTGGACATAGCTGTTGTGGCCGATGGACAGAATGTCATTTCCTCGGGGCAGGACGGCATGGCTCGGTTATGGGACTCTGCCCAAGGCGCCTGCATAGCTGTGGTCGATGACTCCTACTCTCCTATCAACGCCATCGCTGTGGCCGAGGTTGGAAACGCGGTCAATCTGGGCTCTCCCAAGGAAACTCCTA GTAACAGGGAAGTAGGAACAGAAGGCAAGCTGGTGGTACTGGCCCGAGAGGATAAGTCATTGGAGGGAGTGAGCCTGCACAGCCGCCAATCA
- the LOC101733645 gene encoding proteasomal ATPase-associated factor 1-like isoform X1 encodes MFPPTKGQVFPCSWEMPFCIYRVNLLTGLYPQSLPFCSTRLWGQNRDSHRIIREAEGEVWVSCRIPGKPTIRGSLTSKGISSDEVPEVTASEEFVVQEVTKVSYLDISSGGDLGVSSSTDQTFKVWETHNTEVKSVLEGHTRDVFSCKFFPSGQEVLSGGLDSLVKVWSVNDGSCLATMKGHRGSILDIAVVADGQNVISSGQDGMARLWDSAQGACIAVVDDSYSPINAIAVAEVGNAVNLGSPKETPSNREVGTEGKLVVLAREDKSLEGVSLHSRQSRWKQGFFCATGKPPQNLRRNHFPETN; translated from the exons ATGTTTCCTCCGACCAAAGGGCAAGTCTTCCCTTGTAGTTGGGAAATGCCATTTTGTATTTATAGG GTGAATCTGCTGACAGGATTATACCCCCAAAGTCTCCCATTCTGCAGTACCAGACTGTGGGGGCAGAACAGGGACTCACACAGAATTATCAG ggaGGCTGAGGGGGAAGTCTGGGTATCGTGCAGGATTCCTG GAAAGCCCACGATACGCGGCAGCCTGACGTCAAAGGGAATAAGTTCTGATGAGGTTCCGGAAGTGACCGCCTCCGAGGAGTTTGTTGTGCAGGAAGTCACCAAG GTCAGCTACTTGGACATCTCCAGCGGAGGGGACCTGGGAGTCTCCAGCAGCACAGATCAGACCTTTAAGGTGTGGGAGACCCATAATACAGAAGTAAAG AGCGTGCTGGAAGGTCACACAAGGGACGTCTTTTCCTGCAAGTTCTTCCCTTCGGGGCAGGAGGTGCTGAGCGGCGGGTTGGATTCGCTGGTGAAGGTCTGGTCCGTGAATGATGGAAGCTGCTTAGCGACGATGAAAGGACACAGAGGAA GTATCCTGGACATAGCTGTTGTGGCCGATGGACAGAATGTCATTTCCTCGGGGCAGGACGGCATGGCTCGGTTATGGGACTCTGCCCAAGGCGCCTGCATAGCTGTGGTCGATGACTCCTACTCTCCTATCAACGCCATCGCTGTGGCCGAGGTTGGAAACGCGGTCAATCTGGGCTCTCCCAAGGAAACTCCTA GTAACAGGGAAGTAGGAACAGAAGGCAAGCTGGTGGTACTGGCCCGAGAGGATAAGTCATTGGAGGGAGTGAGCCTGCACAGCCGCCAATCA CGATGGAAACAGGGGTTCTTCTGCGCCACCGGGAAACCGCCCCAAAATCTCCGCCGTAATCACTTCCCAGAAACAAACTGA
- the LOC101733645 gene encoding proteasomal ATPase-associated factor 1-like isoform X4 produces MAAAATMLSIQGDWDQVLREAEGEVWVSCRIPGKPTIRGSLTSKGISSDEVPEVTASEEFVVQEVTKVSYLDISSGGDLGVSSSTDQTFKVWETHNTEVKSVLEGHTRDVFSCKFFPSGQEVLSGGLDSLVKVWSVNDGSCLATMKGHRGSILDIAVVADGQNVISSGQDGMARLWDSAQGACIAVVDDSYSPINAIAVAEVGNAVNLGSPKETPSNREVGTEGKLVVLAREDKSLEGVSLHSRQSRWKQGFFCATGKPPQNLRRNHFPETN; encoded by the exons ATGGCTGCTGCCGCCACAATGCTCTCCATACAGGGGGACTGGGACCAGGTCCTGAG ggaGGCTGAGGGGGAAGTCTGGGTATCGTGCAGGATTCCTG GAAAGCCCACGATACGCGGCAGCCTGACGTCAAAGGGAATAAGTTCTGATGAGGTTCCGGAAGTGACCGCCTCCGAGGAGTTTGTTGTGCAGGAAGTCACCAAG GTCAGCTACTTGGACATCTCCAGCGGAGGGGACCTGGGAGTCTCCAGCAGCACAGATCAGACCTTTAAGGTGTGGGAGACCCATAATACAGAAGTAAAG AGCGTGCTGGAAGGTCACACAAGGGACGTCTTTTCCTGCAAGTTCTTCCCTTCGGGGCAGGAGGTGCTGAGCGGCGGGTTGGATTCGCTGGTGAAGGTCTGGTCCGTGAATGATGGAAGCTGCTTAGCGACGATGAAAGGACACAGAGGAA GTATCCTGGACATAGCTGTTGTGGCCGATGGACAGAATGTCATTTCCTCGGGGCAGGACGGCATGGCTCGGTTATGGGACTCTGCCCAAGGCGCCTGCATAGCTGTGGTCGATGACTCCTACTCTCCTATCAACGCCATCGCTGTGGCCGAGGTTGGAAACGCGGTCAATCTGGGCTCTCCCAAGGAAACTCCTA GTAACAGGGAAGTAGGAACAGAAGGCAAGCTGGTGGTACTGGCCCGAGAGGATAAGTCATTGGAGGGAGTGAGCCTGCACAGCCGCCAATCA CGATGGAAACAGGGGTTCTTCTGCGCCACCGGGAAACCGCCCCAAAATCTCCGCCGTAATCACTTCCCAGAAACAAACTGA
- the LOC101733645 gene encoding proteasomal ATPase-associated factor 1-like isoform X2 — MFPPTKGQVFPCSWEMPFCIYRVNLLTGLYPQSLPFCSTRLWGQNRDSHRIIREAEGEVWVSCRIPGKPTIRGSLTSKGISSDEVPEVTASEEFVVQEVTKVSYLDISSGGDLGVSSSTDQTFKVWETHNTEVKSVLEGHTRDVFSCKFFPSGQEVLSGGLDSLVKVWSVNDGSCLATMKGHRGSILDIAVVADGQNVISSGQDGMARLWDSAQGACIAVVDDSYSPINAIAVAEVGNAVNLGSPKETPSNREVGTEGKLVVLAREDKSLEGVSLHSRQSVVPQTPLLPWTASL; from the exons ATGTTTCCTCCGACCAAAGGGCAAGTCTTCCCTTGTAGTTGGGAAATGCCATTTTGTATTTATAGG GTGAATCTGCTGACAGGATTATACCCCCAAAGTCTCCCATTCTGCAGTACCAGACTGTGGGGGCAGAACAGGGACTCACACAGAATTATCAG ggaGGCTGAGGGGGAAGTCTGGGTATCGTGCAGGATTCCTG GAAAGCCCACGATACGCGGCAGCCTGACGTCAAAGGGAATAAGTTCTGATGAGGTTCCGGAAGTGACCGCCTCCGAGGAGTTTGTTGTGCAGGAAGTCACCAAG GTCAGCTACTTGGACATCTCCAGCGGAGGGGACCTGGGAGTCTCCAGCAGCACAGATCAGACCTTTAAGGTGTGGGAGACCCATAATACAGAAGTAAAG AGCGTGCTGGAAGGTCACACAAGGGACGTCTTTTCCTGCAAGTTCTTCCCTTCGGGGCAGGAGGTGCTGAGCGGCGGGTTGGATTCGCTGGTGAAGGTCTGGTCCGTGAATGATGGAAGCTGCTTAGCGACGATGAAAGGACACAGAGGAA GTATCCTGGACATAGCTGTTGTGGCCGATGGACAGAATGTCATTTCCTCGGGGCAGGACGGCATGGCTCGGTTATGGGACTCTGCCCAAGGCGCCTGCATAGCTGTGGTCGATGACTCCTACTCTCCTATCAACGCCATCGCTGTGGCCGAGGTTGGAAACGCGGTCAATCTGGGCTCTCCCAAGGAAACTCCTA GTAACAGGGAAGTAGGAACAGAAGGCAAGCTGGTGGTACTGGCCCGAGAGGATAAGTCATTGGAGGGAGTGAGCCTGCACAGCCGCCAATCA GTGGTGCCCcagactcccctgctgccctggACCGCTTCACTCTAG